DNA from Pecten maximus chromosome 18, xPecMax1.1, whole genome shotgun sequence:
CTGCCAAAAGAGAccacaccctccatttatacaacataagatatattttGCCCAATAATACTCCTGactaaatttcattaaaatccattaaattattcaggactagtagcgatttataagatttaccttaatttcccctattgggctccatccctctggccccaggggggtcagactcaccatttatacaaaatctgtttcccttcccccaagaatgtttttGTCCAAATTTTGCTCAAATCTATTTAGCACTTTGCGACAAGTAGCGATTAAAAGGacttacctctatttcccctattggttCTCACCTCTCTGGCCCCAGGGGGGTcaagagtcaccatttacgccAAATCTGTTCTCTTTCCAACAAcgatctttctgaccaaatttgggtCAAATCCATGCAGTACTTTATGACTATTAGTGATTTCAAGGAACTACctgtatttcccctattgagccctGGCCTTCCAGTcccaagggggggggggggggggggttagggTCAGAGCCATCATTTATGAAAAATCTGTTTTCAATCAAATTTGGTTCCATTCAGGACtttttgacaagtagcgatttaaagcaaatgttgacggacgacagaTGGACACATACGACGGATGCTCCACCATGGCATAAGCACACCAGCCGTTTTGGCAAGGTGAGCTAAATTAAAGAACGGACAACAGTTAATTCAGAAAATTTCCTTTGTGTAAAGGGCCAAAAACCACAATATGTTGACAAAGGATTCAAACCCAATATGTAATCAAATCTGATAAAGTTACATGTAGCAAGCATCTAGAAAGCAGttaattttgagaattttctatgtgcaaagggccataactccagcAAAAAAAGGAATATTGGCACAGGGTTCAAACTTGATCCATAATCCAATGGGTGACAGACGATGACTGCAATGCCCACTACACATGACAAAGTGATCCGTAAGTATTCCCTTTGCCTTGCAGTCGACATAAAAACAGGTGGTCAGTATTCCAATGAATTGAAAAACATTAATGACAATTTTACCTGTTCATTTTTTCAGCTAAATCAGGGTTGAAGGTCAAACACCAAAGGCAGAAGGTCAACTGGTATTGGATTTGGAACCCCACCTTTCCAGCAAGGACCATAACAATTCTGAAATGTTAAAGGTTGAAGGTTAAAGGTTGAAGGTTCAAAGGTTGCAAATATCAGTTCAAGGTTAcctaccctatacattatataatgttagCTTTGATGAACAAATCTGAAGGTGCATAGATTTGAACATAACATATCACTTGGCATTGTAGGAAGAATATTGACAATGTTTACTGTCTGTAAGATGTTATTAAATAACCAGCTTGATATAACCAGTTCTATTGTTCAAACTttgtttaaaattcatttcaaaaagAAACTTTAAGATTGAACACTTTAAGAAAACATTATTCCTTATCTGTAGATTGGTTTCATAGCTTAACTTTCATCAAgcctgttatatatagtttataactgaaaacaaatacatacgAACAAGTTATTAGATATTTCTTATCACTAAAGAGGAAGAataaaagggagacaactcacgTTGATATACCATCTACCTCCACAAACACTTGTCTGTACATGTCAATGCGTaacatcatctgtagacacctGGCTGCTGTCTGCATATACTCGTTACCTGGCTGTCGGAGTTGATCCTTTAGCCAGTTCAGGTAAAACTTGAGATCCTCTGCTCCCATTGACTCCTTACTCCAACAGGCTATCTTAGCAATGATCCGACTTGTCTGttcaataataatgaaatatttatttatccaGCATTAAGCCAGTGTCTAATGCAGTCCACTAAAAAAGACTTAACATTGTCGCTCTAACAGACTAAGCTATTGTAGCCCCCTTACCTGAGCTAGGTTACGTGGCCAACagtctaaccgactgagctatttCCGCCCCCTCATTTGAGGTTATGTGGCAGGTGCTCTAACAGTCTGAGCTATTTCCGCCCCCTCACTTGAGGTTACATGGCTAGCAGTCTAACCGACTGAGTTTtcgtggccccctcacctgaggttatgaGGCTGGCAGTCTAACCGACTGAGTTTtcgtggccccctcacctgagcTTATGAGGCTGGCAGTCTAACCGACTGAGTTTtcgtggccccctcacctgaggttacctGGCCAGCAGTCTAACCGACTGAGTTTtcgtggccccctcacctgaggttatgaGGCTGGCAGTCTAACCGACTGAGTTTtcgtggccccctcacctgagatTATAAGGCTGGCGGTCAAACTGATTGAGCTATCACGGCTCCCTCACCCTAAGGCtacgtggccggcactctaactgaccaAGATATTGCTAAATGACATACAGCATTACAAGtaaacatataacaaaatgCACCAGAGCACTTAGAGCTTGGTCACTTATAAGGActataaatatcacaacaaggcttacatgtacatctaaCTAAATATGTGTTTGTAAAACATGCATGTTCCTGTTTCTGCTTTGATGGAGTGAAACACTAgaattacattgtacacaaaatcaaaaaaaaatgtgaaaaatttcGGGAAATCCCAATTTGATTGCACAACACTGATGTTTGACTCCAGAGGAATTTTTTGTATCAATATTTCTGAACATCCTATCACTATTTATGAATTcatgataaaatacaaaactTCATAACCAAATTTGAGGCAAGTGACACTTTATATTCCTCCGTCCACTTCCTGGTGGGGGCAAAAAATCCAGAATTATAGGTAATTACTTACTTGATACACAATGAAGCGGTCATCCCTGTTTAGTAGGTGGAGGAAGGGAGACCACACCGATTCCTTACTACGTTTAGCATACCCTTTAAATATGTCCACACGGGACTTGTCTTCCTGTTAACACAATACAAAGTGAAAATTAAAGTAAGAAGAACAACGCTAAGGAAAGACTTTCAACaaagaataaaatatttctggCCTGAATTAAACAGGATTCATACTAGTAATGTGGATCACCTAAATCTGTCAGGTAACGTGGATCACCTAAATCTGTCAGGTAACGTGGATCACCTAAATCTGTCAGGTAAACGTGGATCACCTAAATCTGTCAGGTAACGTGGATCACCTAAATCTGTCGGGTAACGTGGATCACCTAAATCTGTCAGGTAAACGTGGATCACCTAAATCTGTCAGGTAACGTGGATCACCTAAATCTGTCAGGTAAACGTGGATCACATAAATCTGTCAGGTAACGTGGATCACCTAAATCTGTCGGGTAACGTGGATCACCTAAATCTGTCAGGTAACGTGGATCACCTAAATCTGTCAGGTAACGTGGATCACCTAAATCTGTCAGGTAACGTGGATCACCTAAATCTGTCGGGTAACGTGGATCACCTAAATCTGTTGGGTAACGTGGATCACCTAAATCTGTCAGGTAACGTGGATCACCTAAATCTGTCAGGTAACGTGGATCACCTAAATCTGTCAGGTACCGTGGATCACCTAAATCTGTCAGGTAACGTGGATCACCTAAATCTGTCAGGTAACGTGGATCACATAAATCTGTCGGGTAACATGGATCACCTAAATCTGTCAGGTAACGTGGATCACCTAAATCTGTCAGGTAACGTGGATCACCTAAATCTGTCAGGTAACGTGGATCAACTAAATCTGTCAGGTAACGTGGATCACCTAAATCTGTCAGGTAACGTGGATCACCTAAATCTGTCAGGTAACGTGGATCACATAAATCTGTCGGGTAACATGGATCACCTAAATCTGTCAGGTAACGCGGATCAACTAAATCTGTCAGGTAAATGTGGATCACCTAAATCTGTCGGGTAACGTGGATCACCTAAATCTGTCAGGTAACGTGGATCACCTAAATCTGTCAGGTAAACATGGATCACCTAAATCTGTCAGGTAACATGGATCACCTAAATCTGTCAGGTAACGTGGATCACCTAAATCTGTCAGGTAATGCCGATCACATAAATCTGTCAGGTAACGTGGATCACCTAAATCTGTCAGGTAACGTGGATCACCTAAATCTGTCAGGTAACGTGGATCACCTAAATCTGTCAGGTAACGTGGATCACCTAAATCTGTCAGGTAACGCGGATCACCTAAATCTGTCGGGTAACGTGGATCATCTGTCTTGTTGTGACTAGTACAGCAGTTAGTGTCAATATCAAAGAGGAAAGATTCTCACAGAGAGAGCTAAAACTAGGATTGTGAGCTAAACTTAGGATTTGTGATGGACTGGATGTAAAAGCTTTAGCTTGTTTTAACTGATACCTTCAAAATACAAAGTAAACGAGATCCAATGTCTGGTATAGGTAGTACTATACATACGGTAGTCCCACTTGGATTCCAAATAAAATTCACGAGAGTCGGGTccataaaacatataaatggCAAGTCCAGTCAACATTCGTAGTTCTGAAGATCTATCTACAGATGTTTCGTCTTCTGTacttattaattattattactgATATCTTCAAAGTTCACTTCCAAATCATTGTTGGTGTTTACTATAATGTTGACTGTAAAACATGACATTGTTCTATGTAATCTGAACAGACTACAGGGACATGACCTTATTCTGTCAGATTTATCTCACTATGAGGTAGAATCTATGCgtaaattatgatatatttcgATCACAACATGAACACAAACCTGTAGAACATCGTCCAGCATTGTCAAGATGTACTGTAGTGTCTGGTCCTTGGCAATCTGACTCATGAGGTTAAAAAATGTCTTGGCAAACTGGAAGGAAACACAAGATATAATTAAAATCTATAACATGAAATGAACTTGCGTAACCTTCTGATCAGATATCTTACTCTCGATTTACCAGAtgggtattttttttcaaagagaTCAGAATTTGCTTAGAACAGGTGACCTCTAGCCTTTGAAACATGGAATATAAAAAATCCCCATTATTTTCAGGAAGTCTGTTTAAACCATAAAAAAGGACCAAACATAATCTAAAAATGACTCAATTTATAAAATACCCAGTGTAAACCCTGGATAGGAACATTTTTTGAAGATCATATAGAAATATTGTATACCTGACATTTGGACCTTGAAAGTCATAATTAGTGGGTGATATAATCCAAGAAGCTACAGAACACGTACTTCACACGTATCAGTAACAATCCCACCGAGGAATGTATAGCCGGAGATCCATTACATAAACGTAAACAGATACATGCAAGTAGAAATTCCCAAACTAATTGTTCTGAAACAAATTAGTCCAACTCCCCAGCACTACTTCGGGATAGAGTTTATGAGTTGGCACCATGGGCTTATATTACTGCTTGGTAAATACAGTATACTGCAcatgtacttattttagcgcacTCATATTTTTGGGTTCTGAGTCTAGGGTATGTAGACTTATTAGCGCACTCTTGAATTCGCTCAATCATCACAAGTATATTTTTAGATTAGCAGTAATACACTTTTctgaaacaaatacatgtcatgCAAACTTTGAATTCCCTTTAGACTAACATATAATGCAAAACGAAACCATTGGAGCAATGTCGGACTATATAGAGCACGTCATCATTCCGTGTGTGGAAAATGTCCGAGATGAGCTGCCGCTGAATGCATCTTCCAAGCCTACTTTatgtatatttgacatttatAAACCTCATTGAATGAAAGACCAATTAATTTTTTGTGTATGCAGAATGACAGGTCAGAGAAACCTTAGTGCCGCACTTGAATTAGTGCAATGACTTGAGCACAAAAGGCACTAATATTAGAataccgctaaaataagtacaCGTACAGTAACTATGGATACACATGCATCATGGATCTTAAAGTGCCTTTCTAAACATAAAAATTTGAATACTGATGAACAACCATTATGGACAATAATATTTGACATTCGTACACACTGCTATCCTCGGCCCAGGTGAAAATTGCACTTTCACTTATTTGTGCTTAAATAAACAATGGTGTGATTTTCACGCAGGGCCTAGGATGAGGCACTGCATGCCAGAAGCTTGAATAAAAATAactaataattataataataatatttaatgatttgtgcCTTTTTTACCTGTGATGGATTTTCAATGAGGATGGCTTTTCGTACTTCACTGCTGGCCGTGTCAAATTTAGAGATGAAGGAAAAATCTTCTGAGGAGATCATCTGTCCcctaaaattaacattttatagatatacaattgGTACACATTTCTCTACAGTGTTATTTCCTATTTTCTCATCTCTTGAGTTGTACTGGTTTAACGATCATAATGACCATTATGGGTCTAAATTCTGGATCAAGAGGTCTTACTTTCTTGCTCggttattaaaatatttaattccgGAAAGTAGAATATTATAATAAGCAAGATCTATTGTAAAATTGAATTAAGGTATAATCATGAACTATTAAAACAGGTCACTGTGCATGATGATATACTACTGTACtaaatatataccagtatatatagtatatacagtggACTCTGACTCCATTAGGACCATATAATTTGGCCGGTTTGAAGAGATTTTTAGATTGTAGAGagtctatatatatctacttttacatcattacatgtataatagatAGTGCTGGGAATCGCCATGATATTGAAGATCGATTATCAGGCTGTCTAGATCGATCGATAATCGATTATCAGCTGGAAATGGTTTTTAATTAGGTCCGACCACGTGTTTAATAAATTCTGGAAAGTCCGGATTCCGTCATATATTAGCAAATTAGTATAGCCTTGTACAAAACGCTGCACCGACCACGATTACGTAAGGTAGCTACAACGCTTGAATGCCGGCGTGGTTCAAGCGAGACATAACAAGAACAAGCGAAATGgatgttttattttggtttattgaaaataaaagcaTTCATAACAACAGTACGTATCTGAATAACTTCAGCCATTCAAATTAGAAACATATGAAACGATCTATGCATAGCCAAATTTCACAATCGATCTTTTAAGTGCAAAATCGATTATCGAATCGATCTTGGGTCCAACTCGATTTAATCGATGTTTCCGGTTATCGGTACACCACTAATAATAGATTTATGATATACGGCAGTTGAGTTTTATCcaattgtatgtaaattatacatACAATCCTGGGACCACATTTCATCTGTGTTTCATCAAATTGTATCTGTGAagcaatgtttattttatttggcAGGTTTAGTAAGAGATCCAGTTCAGACAGAGTCCGGTTCAGACAGAGTCCAGTTCAGACAGAGTCCGGTTCAGACagagtccggtttagacagagtccAGTTTAGACAGAGTCCAGTTTAGACAGAGTCCGGTTCAGACAGAGTCCGGTTCAGACagagtccggtttagacagagtccggtttagacagagtccggTTCAGACAGAGTCCGGTTCAGACAGAGTCCGGTTCAGACAGAGTCCGGTTCAGACagagtccggtttagacagagtccggTTTATACAGAGTCCGGTTCAGACAGAGTCCGGTTCAGACagagtccggtttagacagagtctggtttagacagagtccggtttagacagagtccggTTCAGACAGAGTCCGGTTCAGACagagtccggtttagacagagtccAGTTTAGACAGAGTCTGGTTTAGACAGAGTCCAGTGTAGACagagtccggtttagacagagtccggTTTAGACACAGTCCGGTTTAGACACAGTCCTATTTGTATATACTTACTGGAGGTAGGATTGCCAGTTGACACGATTGGAGCGGACATCATTTGCTCTCTGCTGCAGCAAGCTTGTGGCTACTTGTGCACCTACAACAGAAATACAATTCCACAATTAATCAGTTCCTAATTTACCACTGAAATAGGCCAGtattctgttgttttgtttcctgtaaatataataaatttcatcaagaaaaaataaccaatatatatcatgtaatcAAGTCCAGCGATCTAACACAATATAGCACAGTTTGATTCAAACTCAAATTAAGGAATACAATATGTACTTTAAGGAATGCTAATTGGCTCATGCATGACAAGGAAATGAGATTTTTACAGTACTAcacataatgtaatacataaGAAGATCACCGGACAAATGTGGTATTTTTATTAAGCTTTTAAACCTTCATgtcataggatctacgatattcATGTAAAAATATATGTCCAATTTCAAGGAAATGACCGTTGAATAAATTAATCTTATCAAAAATACCTTAaagtgttttttcttttttttcccatATAATTATAACTGATGACATATTGATACACGTTAATTAGTTTTGATTTTACCAATAATTACCGACCAATTTTCAACATGCCGTATAAACATTACATTTCTTGAGTAACATACCAAACAGACAATGCTTTAGTGAGGATCGATCCTATGTGGATAATATGTGTTCATGCACGGCAAGGAAATGAGATTTTTACTGTTACAATGACACATGGCTCATGACGATCATGATGTACTGTAATCAATATCAAGATATACACTGCTTATTTCAAGTGTAAAATTATTGCATGTCTgtataattgttgttttttttaacattatctACAATGTGACTGTAAGATAGAGTCAAATGAAAGGATATTCTAAGAAATATCATCAGGAACACAGGGAATTAGCCGAAATTCCTACAGTACACAATTATTGCTTAATTGGtacttataattataatacactaTACATGGTGTAGGGTAATTAAGGGTTAGAAAACATAGTGCCATTTCCCTGTGATGAGGAGGTTTTGATCCCTATATGTAATTAAATGCACAAATCAATACGGGGATGGGATGGAGTGGAGAAACAACGTCCCGGAAGGTATAGAATTATAGCAATCTAGATGAATCTGCCGTGGATACAGGTGTACAGAGATCTCATCGAAAATCCAGTAATGAACTGATGACGGCTACCCTATAGccaaaacatgtaaacaacgcTCTCCAATAAATCAGACCTTTAAAAGAATCTTTGTGTTGGGAAATTTTTATGCATacattaaataaagaaaaacacaTGCACATGCACCTACTACATTACAGAAGATCTAGTGGGATGAAATGTTATCTGATTTGTTACTATTTAAGAACATTAATGTTAACTCCAACAGGACTAACACATTTATAAAGTACGAACTATTCAAAAactaatattatattaatttttcataCTATAGATATTGAAATACATTAACTTTTATAAATTGGATTTGAATTTCAAGGAAGTAATTTAGTACAATGGtgtcatcattttttttcatacatcTGCAATAacaactttgaccttgaccttttgtcTGAAGatagtgtgatgtcatgacATTGTCCATACGAATCTCTGTTTCTCCCGTCAAATTAATCCTGTGGCAATGTGCTGGTTCAGAATTACTACGACTGAAGAACCGTAGTTTTGAGTCTGCTTGCTGCCCCTCGGGTCCATCAGAATCATTAACCACATATGTATTTGATCTTCTCATGTTTATTTTCTGTCAGAACCCAGAATAACACATAtaaatttgaaatcaaatttcaaatgtcataTTAACATTTTTCCTAGAGGCTTAGAGTCATAGACAGATTTGTCACCGTGATAGAGGCCGATGTGTCAACCAGAAGGCTCCCTTGTTGCCtaaatattgatacaaaaatgtaccaaaGTTATATGATGCAAGCACACTGGAAAAGGAATTTTATCCTGACAATGTCATCCTCTGCCGACTCTCTTGTTCCCTAAATATCgcatacatatgtaatattaattaatgtccGCACACTGGAAAAGGAATTTTATCCTGACGATGTCGTACAGATGTGTACATGAAGACACACATAGGGTGGAACTATATATACTGGCAATGTATATTTCTGTCATATGATACTAAAGACAGATCAACACCCAGGGTAATTTCTTTGCCACCTTAGGCAATTACATAGTAATGCCGGTAATATGTGACCATTTAGCCCCTAACCGACCAGTATACACATACAGTGATCATCACCTTAGAAATATCAACTTTGTTACTTTTACATTTCAGACCTAGTTAGTCAGAAAAACTTGATGTTATAATTAGCCCAggaaaaatgttttaattatgttCATGATTGACCAAGAGAAATTCTTAACAAAGCAATTTTAGATTAAGTTTTGATAATTTGGTTCCCTATAAAGAAATGGCCTGACATGCTATATCAACCAGTGAAGGAGCTACTGGGTAAGTGATTGTTTTATCATTCCCTCCTggatatatatactttataggcATAAGGCTCTGTAGCAAATTTAAGttcaataaatgattaaaaaaacaaaagctGACTTTACACAGAGAAAATTCTTAATTGATTTAGAGATTTGTTTTCTTGTCTTTCCTAAAACTGGATGTGAAAAAGTGTGCAAGTTTCTTttctatatattctatatttagatACCAATATAGCACTAATCAAAAGgacttatatattataattaatgaCATCAATACTCATTTTTACATTTCCATATCTTATGCTTGACTTTAATATTATGCCAGTAGATGAACCATAGAGTAGGGGATATATACCGAGTCCCTGTGACACCAATTACATCCAGGAAGTTAACATTGATGTACATCTCATCGTAATTACAGTAGCTGTAGGCCATGTGCTGACCAAGTCGCCAAGTTTATAAACACCTGGTAGGTTATTTTACcaactgtacatgtgtatttataacATACAATTTTTGATACCAAATACGCTTACCGGGTATCTTGCAGGATGCCtaattttatttgattatttggaTTTGATTGAGAACTGTGACAGTTAACTATGGTGGTGTAATATACAGCAGAACCGATGACATTGGACATGTTTGCTACCAACAAGGTAACTTGTCATTTCTTCTTATTGgctattaaatacatttaattaagtaagatatatatagagttGTTAAAATAAGAGTTAATACATATGAGCAGGTTTTTTCCCAGTaatttgggatggggcctttttgctTCATTTTGGAAATAAAGTCAGTGAAATTTTCATGAGTAAACTACAAATTTTGGAATTTGACTTtaacatgaaataatttcatttgaaaattggGCCTGAATTATCACTCACAAAATCCCTCAGAAAAAAAACCTTATCAATAAGGGACCTTTATGACCTTTAAATGGACTGTATTCTGCAAATAAATAAAGCTGCATGTATGATGAATTGTCTAATGAGCAAGTTCCTCTCACCTCGTTCTATACtacaattacatttatatattacagtattttgatttccttactCTATGCCTGTGTAGATGCTTTGTTGAAATTGACATATTTTACTTAGAAATATGACATCAAATGTTTATCAAGGTACGAACAAAtagtaattgaaaaaaaaaaaaatctcttgtAGAAAATCTGAAGCCTATAGCTATGGCAATGTGATTCCAGGTAATTAATTTGGACACCCTTGATATTGTCTTCtgattatatcatatatatcactTGATACTCAATAACAATCATCCCAACATGCAATGATCCAACATCATGATCCTGGACATGGTTATTCAAGAGAGCTTTGCTTAAAGAGATAAACACATTTAATTCATTGCTTGAAAGAAGcctgggtcaaggtcattaactTTACAGATTTCCCAGACCTTCATCACAGCATGCCTATGACCTAATTATAAGCTTGGTCTCTTgttatttaaaagaatttttttaaaggttttaacACGTTTATCACTATTAACCTGAGAGGTCAAGATCCTCCATTGGAACACAATTTCATAGTTCTTTGGTTATCTCCGCATACTGAACTGGACaataagctatatatatatataacccagtTTAAGTTAATAAGACAATGATGTTTAAAAGATTAAGTCACATCTGacccatgaccttgaatgtgggtGTCACTCATCATTTGAAAGACTACATAACCCTATACATCCCAGCATGCTCTGGAATCTGTTCTTGGTTATTATGAGTATGACAGATTTGCACACATTTGAACACTGAGGCAGGTCAATTCAAGGTCACTGGTATCAACAAACCTGACAACCTTTGGTTTCATCTTAGCATGCAATTTCTGATCAATGTATCACCACCATTTGGGTTTcttagtttgatgtttaatttaGAAGAAAACAGTAGTTTGAAGATTTGTACTGTCACCTTGAAAGGATTGAGGTCAACCTGGGAAGTCATTCATTGGAACAAATCTGATTGCATTGCCCCTTGTTCAGTGATGTGTCTTACTCAGTAAATGTATACGTCATAAATATTatacctatacaatgtacattcaaAAGCTTTACTTTGTATTTCCAGTAGCCATTTCATTGTCAGTTTTGTACTTTGAAAGCGTGTGGCTTAATTCTGCCGTCTCAATTTGGAATCAATTAAACTATATAGAATCTGACAAGATAAATTTGTTCtttgtgtaactacatgtacttctGAACAGCTTTCAGAAACAACAATAATTCAATCTTAGCATTTCTCTTCTTGTGGAATTAAGTCATAGGAACAATTACAATATTCATGTGAAAAATGTATgtccaaatttcagagatatgACTCAAATGATATGGGTCTGAGCATACATGTTATACCagtaattttacatacatatataaaaaaccAACTGTTAGAAATGTCTGCCTTTGATGACAATTGCAAGTACACAGATCATCACAAGGAACAAAAACTCAAACACATAAAAGGTTTGAACATAAAATGAAGCTTGGCAAGGGTTATTTCACTTGTTACACTATAATCTACTGATCATTACGTTCAAGGTGAGGctgcagtggccgagtggttaaggtgtcccgacactttatcactagccctccaactctgggtttttagttcgaaacctacgtggggcagttgcaaggtactgatcgtaggccggtggtttttctccgggtactccggctttcctccacctccaaaacctggcacgtccttaaatgaccctggctgttaataggacgttaaacaaaaacaaacaaaccaaacgttCAAGGTACTTGATCACTTGCAAATCTGTAGCTGTTAGTATATAGGGCAAATGTAAAcaacttatttacacatatatatgataaaacaaatcaGTGAGTGTAGATAAAAATGCAACAATTTAATTCCAGTTGCCTAAAATTGAACATATTTGCCCACAATATGttgtccattttttttttaattattattattttatctgCAGAGACCTATACACTATAGAAATGATATGCA
Protein-coding regions in this window:
- the LOC117316713 gene encoding V-type proton ATPase subunit H-like isoform X1; this translates as MRRSNTYVVNDSDGPEGQQADSKLRFFSRSNSEPAHCHRINLTGETEIRMDNVMTSHYLQTKGAQVATSLLQQRANDVRSNRVNWQSYLQGQMISSEDFSFISKFDTASSEVRKAILIENPSQFAKTFFNLMSQIAKDQTLQYILTMLDDVLQEDKSRVDIFKGYAKRSKESVWSPFLHLLNRDDRFIVYQTSRIIAKIACWSKESMGAEDLKFYLNWLKDQLRQPGNEYMQTAARCLQMMLRIDMYRQVFVEVDGISTIVMVLAGKVGFQIQYQLTFCLWCLTFNPDLAEKMNRYNIIPTLADILSENVKEKVSRIILAVFRNLLEKPAETETIQDHALAMVQCKVLKQLELLDSRKFDDPDIVDDILFLNENLQKSVQDLSSFDEYCSEVKSGRLEWSPVHKSERFWRENAPRLNEKNYELLKILVRLLSDSKDPLILSVSAHDLGEYVRYYPRGKNVIEQLGGKQLVMQYLSHDDPNVRFEALIAVQKLMVHNWEYLGRQLQDTTPKDAPGLVPAKA